Genomic segment of Veillonella parvula DSM 2008:
CGCATGCGCCTTGCTACCTGCAATATCTTCGGCGTACATCCGCGCATCAAAAGCGATAGAGGATGTAAAATCCTCTACCGCTTTATCAGTGCCTTTTGTGAAACGCCCGCCCCACAATTTAGCCATTATTTACCTGCTTTCTCTTTCATCAGTGCATTAATTTTGAGAGGTAAACCGAACAAGTTAATGAAGCCTTCTGCATCAGATTGATCGTATACATCATCTTCTTCAAATGTTACGAAATCTTCGCTGTACAAGGAATATGGGGAAGTGCTGCCCGCAGAAATGATATTTCCTTTGTACAATTTAAGTTTTACTTCACCAGTTACAGTTTTTTGAGTTTCATCAACAAACGCTTGTAACGCGTTCATCAATGGTGCAAACCACATGCCATCATATACGAGTTCAGCGTATTTGTTAGCAATGAGTTCTTTGTAGTGGTATGTAGCTCTGTCGAGGCAAAGGTATTCAAGTTCTCTGTGAGCATACATGATGATAGAGCCACCTGGGTTTTCATAAACACCACGAGATTTCATACCTACCAATCTATTTTCGACGATATCTACAACGCCTACACCATAGTGTGCACCGATTTCGTTGAGTTTTTCTAATATTTGTAATGGAGTACCTTCTTGACCATCTACAGCTACAGGTACACCTTCTTTGAAGGATACAGTTACATAACCAGCTTCATCTGGAGCTTGTTCAGGAGTATGTGTTACCAAGTACACATCATCTTTAGGCGCATTTGCTGGATTTTCAAGATCGCCGCCTTCATGGGACAAATGCCATACGTTTTGGTCCATAGAATATGGGTGAGATTTTGTAGCTACAACTGGAATATCGTGTTTAGCAGCATATTCCATGCAATCTGTTCTAGATTTCAAATCCCATTCTCTCCAAGGAGCAATGATTTTCATGTTAGGAGCTAATGCTTTGATAGTCAACTCAAAACGAACTTGGTCATTACCTTTACCAGTCGCACCATGAGCGATTGCATCAGCGCCTTCTTTTTTTGCAATATCTACAAGGATTTTACCGATTAAAGGTCTAGCAAAGGATGTACCTAATAAATATTTACCTTCGTAGATCGCACCAGCTTTTACTGTAGGCCATACATAATCTTTTACAAACTCTTCCTTAGCGTCAACGATGTACGCTTTAGATGCGCCAGATTTGATTGCTTTTTTCTCAACTGCATCATAATCCTCAGGTTGGCCCAAGTCTACACACACAGCAATAACTTCAGCGCCATAATTTTCTTTTAACCAAGGAATGATAACAGAAGTATCTAAGCCACCAGAATATGCGAGTACTACTTTATTTGCTTTACCCATGATAACACCTCATAAACCACTATCTATTTAGACTCATATAATCAATACAATATCAGATAATTGTGAAAGCACCGTGGTATTTTCTATCCCGACAGGCATTTTCTCCTTCTGACAAAAAATAGTATACACCTGTATAATTATAAATGCAAGTATTATTTTTATACAATTCAATAATATATTTCGAAACCGAACTAAAAAACATAAAAAGCTTTATCGAGTAATCTAAAATCAGATATAGCTTAATTTCTTACTACGAAATAAATACTAACACTATATTAATTTATACGGGTATCCTCATTAGAAATCACATGATATGTTAATTCATTAACTTTACTAAAAGTAAAGTTAACATCTACTTTATTCTTTGGGACGCAATAAAAATAATCTCTAATATTTATTTCTATTATATTTAGAT
This window contains:
- a CDS encoding argininosuccinate synthase; translation: MGKANKVVLAYSGGLDTSVIIPWLKENYGAEVIAVCVDLGQPEDYDAVEKKAIKSGASKAYIVDAKEEFVKDYVWPTVKAGAIYEGKYLLGTSFARPLIGKILVDIAKKEGADAIAHGATGKGNDQVRFELTIKALAPNMKIIAPWREWDLKSRTDCMEYAAKHDIPVVATKSHPYSMDQNVWHLSHEGGDLENPANAPKDDVYLVTHTPEQAPDEAGYVTVSFKEGVPVAVDGQEGTPLQILEKLNEIGAHYGVGVVDIVENRLVGMKSRGVYENPGGSIIMYAHRELEYLCLDRATYHYKELIANKYAELVYDGMWFAPLMNALQAFVDETQKTVTGEVKLKLYKGNIISAGSTSPYSLYSEDFVTFEEDDVYDQSDAEGFINLFGLPLKINALMKEKAGK